In the genome of Nocardia sp. NBC_00416, one region contains:
- a CDS encoding acyl-CoA dehydrogenase, which translates to MGHYQANLRDLEFNLFEVFELGKILDSGAYGDLDTETAKEILAEVKRLAEGPVAESFAAADRDPVEFVPETHSITVPEPLAKTVHAIREAGWNRLGKPEEMGGIPAPAVLNWAVSEMITCANPSAVFFDMGGIMAQVLFGIGNEQQKHWAAAGFERHWQGTMVLTEPDAGSDVGAGRTKAVQQPDGTWHIEGVKRFISGADVGDTAENVFHLVLARPEGAGPGTKGLSLFYVPKFLFDPQSLDLGARNGVYVTNVEHKMGLKSSPTCELTFGGEKPAVGWLVGDSHNGIAQMFKVIENARMMVGVKSSGTLSTGYLNALAYAKERVQGADLTQMTDKTAPRVPITHHPDVRRSLATQKAYAEGLRAVYLYTAIHQNADVAELVSGVDAETAHRVDDFLLPIVKGVGSERAYQYLTESLQTLGGSGYLQDYPIEQYIRDAKIDSLYEGTTAIQAQDFFFRKIIRDNGAAAGHIFGQITRFLDEPTGRLEAERELLRVALGDVQAMAGSLTGYAVAAQSEPTELYKVGLGSVRFLLAVGDLLIGWRLLVQAEVATAALAAADDRDRPFYTGKVGVARFFAKNVLPTLGATKDVLAALDTDIMDLPEEAF; encoded by the coding sequence GTGGGTCACTACCAGGCGAATCTGCGCGATCTCGAGTTCAACCTCTTCGAGGTGTTCGAACTGGGCAAAATTCTCGACTCCGGCGCGTACGGCGATCTCGACACCGAAACCGCGAAGGAGATCCTGGCCGAGGTGAAACGCCTGGCCGAAGGGCCGGTCGCGGAGTCGTTCGCGGCCGCCGATCGGGACCCGGTGGAATTCGTGCCGGAGACCCATTCGATCACCGTCCCGGAACCGTTGGCCAAAACCGTGCACGCCATCCGGGAGGCCGGCTGGAACCGTCTCGGAAAACCCGAGGAAATGGGTGGTATACCCGCACCCGCGGTGTTGAACTGGGCGGTGAGTGAAATGATCACCTGCGCCAATCCGTCGGCGGTGTTCTTCGATATGGGCGGGATCATGGCCCAGGTGCTGTTCGGAATCGGCAACGAGCAGCAGAAGCATTGGGCCGCAGCCGGTTTCGAGCGACACTGGCAGGGCACCATGGTGCTCACCGAGCCGGACGCGGGCTCCGATGTCGGCGCCGGCCGGACCAAGGCGGTCCAGCAGCCCGACGGCACCTGGCATATCGAGGGCGTCAAGCGGTTCATCTCGGGCGCGGACGTCGGCGATACCGCGGAGAACGTCTTCCATCTGGTGCTGGCGCGGCCCGAGGGCGCGGGGCCGGGCACCAAGGGTCTTTCGCTGTTCTACGTACCGAAGTTCCTGTTCGACCCGCAGTCGCTGGACCTGGGTGCGCGAAACGGCGTGTACGTCACCAATGTCGAACACAAGATGGGCCTGAAATCGTCGCCGACCTGTGAGCTCACCTTCGGTGGCGAGAAGCCGGCCGTCGGATGGCTCGTCGGCGACTCCCATAATGGGATCGCCCAGATGTTCAAGGTGATCGAGAACGCGCGCATGATGGTGGGCGTCAAATCCAGCGGCACCCTGTCCACGGGATATCTGAACGCGCTCGCGTACGCGAAGGAGCGGGTGCAGGGCGCCGATCTGACCCAGATGACGGATAAGACCGCGCCCCGGGTCCCGATCACCCACCATCCGGATGTGCGCCGCAGCCTGGCGACCCAGAAGGCGTACGCCGAGGGGTTGCGCGCGGTCTACCTCTACACCGCGATCCACCAGAACGCCGATGTGGCGGAACTGGTCTCGGGTGTGGACGCCGAGACCGCGCACCGCGTAGACGATTTCCTGCTGCCGATCGTCAAGGGCGTGGGCTCCGAGCGGGCCTACCAGTACCTGACCGAATCGCTGCAGACCCTGGGTGGTTCCGGCTATCTGCAGGACTATCCGATCGAGCAGTACATCCGCGACGCCAAGATCGACTCGCTGTACGAGGGCACCACCGCCATCCAGGCGCAGGACTTCTTCTTCCGCAAGATCATCCGGGACAACGGGGCCGCGGCGGGGCACATCTTCGGTCAGATCACCCGGTTCCTGGACGAGCCCACCGGGCGGCTGGAAGCCGAGCGGGAGCTGCTGCGTGTCGCGCTCGGTGATGTCCAGGCCATGGCGGGATCGCTGACCGGGTACGCCGTGGCCGCCCAGTCCGAACCCACCGAGCTGTACAAGGTCGGGCTCGGCTCGGTGCGATTCCTGCTCGCGGTCGGTGATCTGCTGATCGGTTGGCGGCTGCTGGTCCAGGCGGAGGTCGCCACGGCGGCCCTGGCCGCGGCCGATGACCGTGATCGGCCGTTCTATACGGGCAAGGTGGGGGTCGCGCGCTTCTTCGCGAAGAATGTCCTGCCCACGCTCGGCGCCACGAAGGATGTCCTCGCCGCACTCGACACCGACATCATGGATCTGCCGGAGGAAGCGTTCTGA
- a CDS encoding nuclease-related domain-containing protein, translating to MLVKVDDRAELCAAEQEFVTCLRQLPTTGLAVVDLRIGTQRGTRQIGAVIWTPQGVLVIEVVGFRSRQSGVLVVSQDQQWRVGDLAADLELEFGVNPVRRLETAVQEVRLTFERADYDPGQLCGAVALVPMRGAVLRPGRETLRPGLDVVVGNAVEFTELRIFLENFAPGPPRWTLGRVCAATRALIGWAPDRAELLAAGFEEKLPEPPKKPRGRPSWRRPESGRAQELLGWAVLGVAVLGMLMVLAAIIGSLLSDGPASEPAAPSSTIAPSMPARGGPVECWPLQPDC from the coding sequence ATGCTGGTGAAGGTCGACGATCGGGCGGAGCTATGCGCGGCCGAACAGGAATTCGTGACATGCCTGCGGCAGTTGCCGACCACCGGACTGGCCGTCGTGGACCTGCGGATCGGCACGCAGCGCGGAACCCGGCAGATCGGTGCGGTGATCTGGACGCCCCAGGGCGTGCTGGTGATCGAAGTGGTCGGGTTCCGGAGCAGGCAGAGCGGCGTGCTGGTGGTTTCCCAGGATCAGCAGTGGCGGGTCGGCGATCTCGCGGCCGATCTGGAACTGGAATTCGGGGTGAACCCCGTGCGGCGGCTGGAGACGGCGGTGCAGGAGGTGCGGCTGACATTCGAGCGCGCCGACTACGATCCCGGCCAGTTGTGCGGGGCGGTGGCCCTGGTTCCCATGCGGGGCGCGGTACTGCGCCCCGGGCGGGAAACGCTGCGGCCCGGACTCGACGTGGTGGTCGGGAATGCCGTCGAGTTCACCGAGCTGCGGATCTTCCTGGAGAATTTCGCGCCGGGACCGCCGCGCTGGACGCTGGGGCGGGTCTGCGCCGCGACCCGGGCGCTCATCGGCTGGGCGCCGGACCGGGCCGAACTCCTCGCTGCCGGTTTCGAGGAAAAGCTGCCGGAGCCGCCGAAGAAGCCGCGTGGGCGGCCGAGCTGGCGTCGCCCGGAAAGTGGTCGCGCCCAGGAACTCCTCGGCTGGGCCGTCCTGGGTGTCGCCGTGCTCGGCATGCTCATGGTGCTGGCCGCGATCATCGGATCCCTGCTGTCGGACGGTCCGGCCTCCGAACCCGCGGCACCCAGCAGCACCATCGCGCCGAGCATGCCCGCGCGCGGAGGTCCGGTGGAGTGCTGGCCGCTGCAACCGGACTGCTGA
- a CDS encoding patatin-like phospholipase family protein has translation MSDARPAEKPTIALVLGGGGPVGIAWLSGLALGLRDAGIDISLADRIIGTSAGAVVGSIIAAGTDLSALLTPRPPRSEPARHDYTPLLEIASLLRAVDQDRDLVLQRVGELALGADTGDPAAHIDRIGSLVGFADWPERELLITAVDIGSGTLTAWTREGPATLVQALASSTAVPGVFPPIEIAGRHYIDGGVRSTVNADLAVGYDAIVILEPLAHIYPRTRADRALGNAREVSVVPDDIAIAAFGTDLFADAALGPAYESGLRQAGGAAAELEEFWPVARPAG, from the coding sequence ATGTCTGACGCTCGGCCGGCCGAGAAGCCCACGATCGCACTGGTACTGGGGGGCGGTGGCCCGGTCGGAATCGCCTGGCTGAGCGGCCTCGCTCTCGGATTACGGGATGCCGGAATCGATATATCGCTGGCGGATCGCATCATCGGCACCTCCGCCGGGGCAGTCGTGGGTTCGATCATCGCGGCCGGAACCGACCTCTCCGCCCTGCTCACCCCCCGGCCGCCGCGTAGCGAACCGGCCCGCCACGATTACACGCCGCTACTCGAGATCGCCTCACTCCTGCGCGCCGTCGACCAGGACCGCGACCTGGTGCTCCAACGGGTCGGCGAGCTGGCGCTGGGCGCCGACACCGGCGACCCGGCCGCGCATATCGACCGCATCGGATCCCTCGTCGGATTCGCCGACTGGCCCGAGCGCGAATTGCTGATCACCGCCGTCGATATCGGATCGGGCACGCTGACCGCCTGGACCCGCGAGGGCCCGGCCACCCTCGTCCAGGCGCTGGCCTCCAGTACCGCCGTCCCGGGAGTCTTTCCGCCGATCGAGATCGCCGGCCGGCACTACATCGACGGCGGCGTGCGCTCCACCGTCAACGCCGACCTCGCCGTCGGTTACGACGCGATCGTGATCCTGGAACCGCTGGCGCACATCTATCCGCGCACCCGCGCGGACCGCGCGCTGGGCAACGCCCGGGAGGTCTCGGTGGTACCGGACGATATCGCGATCGCCGCGTTCGGCACCGACCTGTTCGCCGATGCCGCGCTCGGCCCCGCCTACGAATCGGGACTCCGCCAGGCGGGCGGGGCCGCGGCCGAGCTCGAGGAATTCTGGCCCGTCGCTCGCCCGGCCGGATAG
- a CDS encoding DUF3349 domain-containing protein encodes MATGSGLPPERSGLLTRVLAWLRAGYPQGVPQSDYVALFAVLHRDLTEYEVVLVAEELVYDRGDGEITHDEVEAAVSRYAREQAGPEDIARVASHLAAGGWPLASPLAEIAQSDEDR; translated from the coding sequence ATGGCCACCGGAAGTGGGCTGCCACCGGAACGGTCGGGTCTGCTGACCCGGGTGCTCGCGTGGTTGCGGGCCGGATATCCCCAGGGAGTGCCGCAGTCGGACTATGTGGCGCTGTTCGCTGTGCTGCACCGGGATCTGACCGAGTACGAGGTGGTGCTGGTAGCCGAAGAGCTGGTGTACGACCGTGGTGACGGGGAGATCACCCACGACGAGGTCGAAGCCGCCGTCAGCCGCTACGCCCGCGAACAGGCCGGTCCGGAGGACATCGCCAGGGTGGCGTCACATCTGGCCGCCGGCGGCTGGCCGCTGGCCTCGCCGTTGGCCGAGATCGCGCAGTCGGACGAGGACCGCTGA
- a CDS encoding inorganic phosphate transporter yields the protein MTVELLILLVVIVTALAFDFTNGFHDTANAMATSIATGALRPRVAVALSAFLNLVGAFLSVAVAATVAEGIVRLNEVSGHDLLIIVYAGLVGGILWNLLTWLFGLPSSSSHALFGGLIGATMASLGWSGVVWISDDGGVINKIVIPALLAPIVAGLVATIGTWSVYRITRGADPDKVTTGFRWGQVGSASLVSLAHGTNDAQKTMGVIFLALVAYGELGPDSSMPLWVMAACACAIAAGTYLGGWRIIRTLGKRLVDIDSPQGLAAESSSAAIILTSAHFGLPLSTTQTVTGAILGSGLGRGAEVRWGVMGRMVVAWLLTLPAAGIVGAVCWVIAYYIGGLAGVLVVFALLIALATLIYRRSLQDKVSSGNVNDPPAADPGAAHIQPVQQPPVAGSTSEEA from the coding sequence GTGACGGTTGAGCTGCTGATTCTTCTGGTCGTCATTGTCACGGCGTTGGCTTTCGACTTCACGAATGGTTTCCACGACACGGCCAATGCCATGGCGACCTCCATCGCCACCGGAGCATTGCGCCCCAGAGTCGCGGTCGCGTTGTCCGCGTTCCTCAATCTGGTGGGTGCGTTCCTGTCGGTGGCGGTGGCGGCGACGGTGGCCGAGGGAATCGTGCGATTGAACGAGGTATCCGGGCACGACCTGCTCATCATCGTCTACGCCGGACTGGTCGGCGGCATCCTCTGGAACCTGCTCACCTGGCTGTTCGGGCTCCCGTCCAGTTCATCGCACGCGCTGTTCGGGGGATTGATCGGCGCAACCATGGCGTCGCTCGGATGGAGCGGCGTGGTGTGGATCTCCGACGACGGCGGGGTGATCAACAAGATCGTGATCCCGGCTCTGCTGGCGCCGATCGTCGCCGGTCTGGTGGCCACCATCGGGACCTGGTCGGTGTACCGGATCACCCGGGGCGCCGATCCGGACAAGGTGACCACCGGGTTCCGGTGGGGGCAGGTCGGCTCGGCGTCGCTGGTATCGCTGGCGCACGGCACCAATGACGCTCAGAAGACGATGGGTGTCATCTTCCTGGCCCTGGTCGCCTACGGTGAGCTCGGCCCGGACTCGTCGATGCCGCTGTGGGTGATGGCCGCGTGCGCCTGCGCGATCGCCGCCGGGACCTATCTCGGTGGCTGGCGGATCATCCGCACGCTCGGCAAGAGACTGGTCGACATCGATTCGCCGCAGGGCCTGGCGGCGGAATCGTCCTCGGCGGCGATCATTCTGACCTCCGCGCATTTCGGGCTGCCGCTGTCGACGACCCAGACGGTCACCGGCGCGATCCTGGGCTCCGGCCTCGGCAGGGGCGCGGAGGTGCGCTGGGGAGTCATGGGGCGGATGGTCGTGGCCTGGCTGCTGACCCTGCCTGCCGCCGGGATCGTCGGCGCAGTCTGCTGGGTGATCGCGTACTACATCGGCGGGCTGGCGGGAGTGCTGGTGGTCTTCGCGCTGCTCATCGCGCTGGCGACCCTGATCTATCGGCGTTCGCTGCAGGACAAGGTGTCCAGCGGTAATGTCAACGATCCCCCCGCGGCCGATCCCGGGGCGGCCCATATCCAGCCCGTGCAGCAGCCGCCGGTCGCAGGGTCCACGTCCGAGGAGGCATGA
- a CDS encoding SRPBCC family protein, which produces MGLLTDPAAIAGLVTREVRTGERLGNPTRIAIARRSYATDRDDLWAAVTDIDRIPRWFLPITGELRVGGKYQLEGNAGGAVEECDPPERFAVTWEMGPMVSWLEIRLEPAAGGTTLELVHEAPVDPDMWKQFGPGAVGVGWDLALMGLGLHLDTGAGVDQAAALEFPGTPEGLLFVRTAAAGWADAAIADGDDPALARTAAEATTAFYTVDPEGEPRS; this is translated from the coding sequence ATGGGTTTGCTCACCGACCCTGCCGCCATCGCGGGGCTGGTCACCCGCGAGGTGCGCACCGGCGAACGACTGGGGAACCCCACCCGGATCGCGATCGCCCGGCGCTCCTATGCCACCGACCGGGACGATCTGTGGGCGGCGGTCACCGATATCGACCGGATTCCGCGATGGTTCCTGCCGATCACCGGGGAGTTGCGCGTCGGCGGCAAGTATCAGCTCGAAGGAAATGCGGGCGGTGCGGTCGAGGAATGCGACCCACCGGAACGTTTTGCCGTGACCTGGGAGATGGGTCCCATGGTTTCCTGGCTCGAAATCCGGCTCGAGCCCGCCGCCGGCGGAACCACTCTGGAACTGGTGCACGAAGCACCGGTCGACCCGGATATGTGGAAGCAATTCGGTCCGGGAGCCGTGGGCGTGGGCTGGGATCTGGCACTGATGGGTCTGGGACTGCATCTGGACACCGGAGCCGGAGTCGATCAGGCGGCGGCACTGGAATTCCCGGGCACGCCCGAAGGCCTCCTGTTCGTCCGCACCGCCGCGGCCGGATGGGCCGACGCGGCGATCGCCGACGGCGACGATCCGGCACTCGCTCGAACGGCCGCGGAAGCGACCACAGCGTTCTATACCGTCGATCCCGAAGGAGAACCGCGATCCTGA
- a CDS encoding DUF3349 domain-containing protein, with protein sequence MPHVLRSIVEWLRRGYPEGVPESDYIPLVALLRRRLTDQEVRHIAAEVLNSPIRSVSPTDIEVMILGITDEMPSEVDLRRVLSHMDPPSWPMESD encoded by the coding sequence GTGCCCCATGTCCTCCGCTCGATCGTCGAATGGCTGCGCCGCGGGTACCCCGAGGGCGTCCCGGAATCCGATTACATCCCCTTGGTCGCCCTGTTGCGGCGTCGGCTCACCGATCAGGAGGTCCGGCATATCGCGGCCGAGGTGCTGAACTCGCCGATCCGGTCGGTCAGCCCGACCGATATCGAGGTGATGATCCTCGGGATCACCGACGAGATGCCGTCCGAGGTCGATCTGCGGCGGGTGCTGTCGCATATGGATCCACCGAGTTGGCCCATGGAATCGGACTGA
- a CDS encoding helix-turn-helix domain-containing protein, translating to MTDHDSAIGRKIAYYRARKGLSQRDFAPLIKRSEAWVSQVERGVRPVKALDVLERIADVLDMPVAELAPTAPTARAEQIPADAVPLRLLLTTDHALRAMVSGAGPEPDFARFARDAESAWTLTRQGRYAELLDLLESLLPALVAAAVHADSGAAGELLAVTYQAYAIALTDLQQFDAAWVAADRAMADAQHAADPILMAAGALRLADVFQRSHRLDQAKQTAASACEVLEGLLGRSAPQALSVYGALTLQLAIIAACTEEADEAYELILRARRVAGDLGADRDDHHTEFGPTAVDLYEVAAAVELGDAGTAIRLAGKIDRERLSPANHVRLLIDTARAWAQRRSPERALALLLDAEALAPERLYRHKSVRSTVADLLSMDPATPGLGEFAQRIGIDPALIQPSAARSGHSRTGLRAARGPRAI from the coding sequence ATGACCGACCACGATTCCGCGATCGGTCGCAAAATCGCCTACTACCGTGCGCGAAAGGGACTGTCCCAGCGTGATTTCGCGCCGCTGATCAAGCGATCCGAGGCGTGGGTGTCGCAAGTGGAGCGCGGTGTGCGCCCGGTCAAGGCACTCGACGTGCTCGAACGTATCGCCGACGTGCTCGATATGCCCGTCGCGGAGTTGGCGCCGACCGCGCCCACGGCCCGGGCTGAACAGATCCCTGCGGACGCCGTACCGCTGCGCCTGCTGCTGACCACTGATCACGCCCTGCGCGCAATGGTGTCCGGCGCCGGCCCCGAGCCGGACTTCGCGCGGTTCGCCCGGGACGCCGAATCCGCCTGGACGCTCACCCGGCAGGGCCGCTACGCGGAACTGCTGGACCTACTCGAGTCGCTGCTGCCCGCCCTCGTGGCGGCGGCGGTGCACGCCGACTCCGGCGCGGCCGGAGAACTGCTGGCCGTGACCTATCAGGCCTACGCGATCGCGCTGACCGATCTCCAGCAGTTCGATGCGGCCTGGGTGGCCGCCGATCGCGCGATGGCCGATGCTCAGCACGCCGCGGACCCGATTCTCATGGCAGCGGGCGCGCTGCGCCTCGCCGACGTGTTCCAGCGCTCCCATCGGCTCGACCAGGCGAAACAGACCGCCGCGTCCGCGTGCGAGGTGCTCGAGGGTTTACTCGGCCGGTCGGCGCCGCAGGCGCTGAGTGTGTACGGCGCGCTCACCCTCCAGCTCGCGATCATCGCGGCGTGCACGGAAGAGGCCGACGAAGCCTACGAGTTGATCCTGCGGGCGCGCCGGGTCGCCGGCGACCTCGGTGCGGACCGCGACGACCACCACACGGAATTCGGTCCCACCGCCGTGGACCTGTACGAAGTCGCCGCCGCGGTGGAACTCGGCGACGCCGGTACCGCCATCAGGCTGGCCGGAAAGATCGACCGGGAACGCCTGTCGCCCGCGAACCACGTCCGGTTGCTCATCGATACGGCTCGTGCCTGGGCTCAGCGCCGCAGTCCGGAGCGAGCCCTCGCCCTACTGCTGGACGCGGAGGCGCTCGCCCCCGAACGGCTCTATCGGCACAAGTCGGTCCGGTCGACGGTGGCGGATCTGCTCAGTATGGATCCGGCGACCCCCGGCCTCGGCGAATTCGCCCAGCGCATCGGTATCGACCCGGCGCTGATCCAGCCGTCCGCCGCTCGCTCCGGCCATTCCCGGACCGGATTGCGCGCCGCTCGCGGACCCCGCGCGATCTGA
- a CDS encoding VOC family protein yields the protein MRITGSALSLNVADPAASAEFVTAHLGFTEQMAADGFISLAHPDSGMNLIYLRTGLSTFKPERAAGAAGDGLLVVFVVDEIDAEYARLRAAGAPIVTPIETEEWGERYFQTADSNGIIYQLVQWV from the coding sequence ATGCGAATCACCGGCTCCGCTCTATCGCTCAATGTCGCCGATCCGGCCGCGTCGGCGGAATTCGTGACCGCGCACCTCGGCTTCACCGAGCAGATGGCGGCCGACGGTTTCATCTCCCTGGCCCATCCCGACTCCGGAATGAACCTCATCTACCTGCGCACCGGCCTGTCCACCTTCAAACCCGAGCGGGCCGCGGGCGCGGCTGGAGACGGGTTGCTGGTGGTATTCGTGGTGGACGAGATCGACGCCGAGTACGCGCGCCTGCGAGCGGCGGGCGCCCCGATCGTCACCCCGATCGAGACCGAGGAGTGGGGTGAACGTTACTTCCAGACAGCCGATTCGAACGGAATCATCTATCAGCTCGTGCAGTGGGTCTGA
- a CDS encoding polysaccharide deacetylase family protein, with amino-acid sequence MRRWTTGAAISLTAVLIVVVGGYFLMNSRTHQLSGRLVDRVDTREKVVALTLDDGPTEHAREVLDLLDAAGVPATFYLNGRDLAARPELGRAIVAAGHEIGNHTYTHRRMVFVSPETVAGEIERTDVEIRRTGYQGEITFRPPYCKKLWTLPDYLADHDRTTVTWDVEPEDGNTTTDAMVADAVARVRPGSIILLHTMFGGGANARAAIGPIAAKLRAQGYRFVTVSALLGHADPGSS; translated from the coding sequence ATGCGACGGTGGACGACAGGGGCGGCGATCAGCCTGACCGCCGTCCTGATCGTAGTGGTCGGCGGCTATTTCCTGATGAACTCGCGGACCCACCAGCTGTCCGGGCGGCTGGTGGACCGCGTGGACACCCGCGAGAAAGTGGTCGCCCTGACACTGGACGACGGACCCACCGAGCACGCTCGGGAAGTGCTCGACCTACTCGACGCCGCCGGTGTTCCCGCCACCTTCTACCTGAACGGCCGCGATCTGGCCGCACGACCCGAACTCGGCCGTGCGATCGTGGCGGCCGGCCACGAGATCGGCAATCACACCTACACCCACCGGCGGATGGTGTTCGTCTCCCCCGAAACGGTCGCCGGCGAGATCGAGCGCACCGACGTCGAGATCCGCCGGACCGGCTATCAGGGTGAGATCACCTTTCGCCCGCCCTACTGCAAGAAACTCTGGACGCTGCCGGACTACCTGGCCGACCACGACCGCACCACGGTCACCTGGGACGTCGAACCCGAGGACGGCAACACCACCACCGATGCGATGGTCGCCGACGCGGTGGCCCGGGTACGCCCCGGTTCGATAATCCTGCTGCACACCATGTTCGGCGGCGGCGCGAACGCCCGGGCCGCCATCGGACCGATAGCGGCGAAACTGCGGGCGCAGGGGTACCGATTCGTCACGGTCTCGGCCCTGCTCGGCCACGCGGACCCGGGCAGCTCCTGA
- a CDS encoding ArsR/SmtB family transcription factor codes for MFEALGDPVRRAILQMVADGEQPAGTLVSGIREHAPISQPAVSQHLKVLREAGLVQVRSEGNRRIYALEPAGIAVAREWLTGLVDPLAQFTQPLDALATEVARGTRARREKTADPRPTGREIRPA; via the coding sequence GTGTTCGAGGCGCTCGGCGACCCGGTGCGACGCGCGATCCTGCAGATGGTGGCCGATGGTGAGCAACCCGCCGGCACCCTCGTCTCCGGTATCCGGGAGCACGCGCCGATCTCACAGCCCGCGGTGTCCCAGCACCTCAAGGTGTTACGCGAGGCCGGGCTGGTACAGGTGCGCTCGGAAGGCAACCGGCGAATCTATGCCCTGGAACCGGCCGGAATCGCGGTGGCGCGGGAATGGCTCACCGGGCTGGTGGACCCACTGGCACAGTTCACTCAGCCCCTCGATGCCCTCGCCACCGAGGTCGCGCGGGGCACACGCGCACGTCGTGAAAAGACAGCCGATCCGCGGCCGACCGGCCGCGAGATCCGCCCCGCCTGA
- a CDS encoding carboxymuconolactone decarboxylase family protein — protein MVSESRPRIAPGRIRELGPVNWAAWQVLSRASGTADAQLFSTLGRAGRLFRGWLHYSGMLMPGGRLRRHESELVILRVAHLRDCAYEMDHHIRLGRRAGVTPEILERVRAGADADEWTDKHRALLTAVDQLVRTRDIDDATWDHLSTYYDDRRLIEIVLLVNQYEGLAATITTLRIHRDEF, from the coding sequence ATGGTTTCGGAGTCGCGACCGCGTATCGCCCCCGGCCGTATCCGCGAGCTGGGTCCGGTCAACTGGGCAGCCTGGCAGGTGCTCTCCCGAGCGTCCGGAACCGCCGACGCGCAACTGTTCAGCACCCTCGGCCGAGCCGGCCGGCTCTTCCGCGGCTGGCTGCACTACTCCGGAATGCTCATGCCGGGCGGGCGGTTACGCCGCCACGAGAGCGAACTGGTGATCCTGCGAGTCGCGCACCTGCGTGATTGCGCCTACGAGATGGATCACCACATCCGCCTAGGGCGCCGTGCCGGAGTCACCCCGGAGATCCTGGAGCGGGTTCGCGCAGGCGCCGACGCGGACGAATGGACCGATAAACACCGGGCGCTGCTCACCGCCGTCGACCAACTGGTCCGCACCCGCGATATCGACGACGCGACCTGGGATCATCTGTCCACCTACTACGATGACCGCCGCCTCATCGAAATCGTGCTATTGGTCAACCAGTACGAAGGACTGGCCGCCACCATCACCACATTGCGCATCCACCGCGACGAATTCTGA